One region of Glutamicibacter sp. B1 genomic DNA includes:
- a CDS encoding DUF4245 domain-containing protein: MEDVQLENNSGNAVPGNEPSEKTSEAEPSSRRDLNDPEATFDDLPFKPQLTEKQAKRANQTFKGMVLSVGFTLAVVIPLVLLNPAPKDEAFESKVNLQQTAEQTEQIADFDVFAPDLRDGQYANFARWQANTAQGVPYWEFGIVSNNKDFVWVRQAAEANQTWIALTTDTATPTGTKTIGDWEWEVRAKDETTYLISEQKDSTLILSTDTSEEELENVAKLAESTLS, encoded by the coding sequence ATGGAAGACGTGCAACTTGAGAACAACAGTGGAAACGCCGTGCCAGGAAACGAGCCATCGGAGAAGACTTCCGAAGCAGAGCCTTCGTCACGCCGTGATCTAAATGATCCAGAAGCAACCTTTGACGATTTGCCGTTTAAGCCACAGCTCACCGAGAAGCAGGCCAAGCGAGCTAATCAAACGTTCAAGGGCATGGTGCTCTCGGTCGGTTTTACCCTCGCTGTTGTTATCCCTTTGGTGCTGCTCAACCCAGCTCCCAAGGACGAGGCCTTCGAGAGCAAGGTAAACCTGCAACAAACGGCCGAGCAAACGGAACAAATCGCTGACTTTGATGTCTTCGCTCCAGATCTGAGAGACGGACAGTACGCCAATTTTGCTCGTTGGCAGGCAAACACCGCTCAGGGCGTGCCGTATTGGGAGTTCGGCATCGTTTCGAACAATAAGGATTTTGTTTGGGTGCGTCAGGCTGCTGAAGCAAACCAAACATGGATCGCTTTGACTACAGACACCGCTACTCCCACCGGCACCAAGACCATCGGCGATTGGGAATGGGAAGTTCGCGCCAAGGACGAAACCACTTACCTGATTTCCGAGCAAAAAGATTCAACCCTGATCCTCTCGACTGACACCTCTGAAGAAGAGCTTGAGAATGTTGCAAAGCTGGCCGAATCAACATTGAGCTAA
- the glpX gene encoding class II fructose-bisphosphatase, which produces MGSFVTEKNNYAHLSPRLSVTDAEPDRNLALELVRATEAAAIASTPWVGFGDKNAADGAAVDAMRGLLSTVNFNGVVVIGEGEKDEAPMLFNGEQVGNGSGAECDVAVDPIDGTRLTALGLNNALSVLAVADRGSMFDPSAVFYMEKLVTGPEAADLVDLRLPVKQNLHLIAKAKGKKISQITVTILDRPRHAGLIEEIREAGARTKLIMDGDVAGAIAATREGTGVDALMGIGGTPEGIVTACAIKALGGVIQGRLWPTDDDEKQKALDAGHQLDRVLTTNDLVTSDNCYFAATGITDGDLLRGVRYKGNRISTQSIVMRAKSGTIRFVEGEHHQDKWEAYTR; this is translated from the coding sequence ATGGGATCTTTCGTGACCGAAAAGAACAATTATGCCCACCTTTCTCCGCGACTGTCGGTGACCGACGCGGAACCGGACCGCAACCTAGCACTGGAGCTGGTGCGAGCTACCGAAGCTGCCGCTATCGCATCCACACCGTGGGTTGGATTCGGCGACAAGAACGCAGCTGACGGTGCTGCAGTGGATGCAATGCGCGGTCTACTTTCCACCGTGAACTTTAATGGCGTTGTTGTCATTGGTGAAGGTGAAAAAGACGAAGCCCCGATGCTTTTCAACGGGGAACAGGTTGGCAACGGTAGCGGCGCAGAATGCGACGTAGCCGTAGACCCGATCGACGGAACCCGTTTGACCGCACTGGGTTTGAACAACGCACTGTCCGTGTTGGCTGTGGCCGACCGTGGCTCCATGTTTGACCCTTCGGCAGTGTTCTACATGGAAAAGCTTGTTACCGGCCCTGAAGCCGCAGACCTCGTTGATCTGCGACTGCCGGTCAAGCAGAACCTGCATTTGATTGCCAAGGCTAAGGGCAAGAAGATCAGCCAGATCACCGTCACCATCTTGGACCGTCCACGTCATGCTGGGCTGATCGAAGAAATCCGTGAAGCAGGTGCCCGCACCAAGCTGATCATGGACGGCGACGTAGCCGGCGCCATCGCGGCCACCCGCGAGGGAACTGGTGTTGACGCGTTGATGGGTATCGGTGGAACCCCAGAAGGCATCGTGACCGCCTGCGCTATCAAGGCACTGGGCGGTGTCATCCAGGGTCGCCTGTGGCCTACGGATGATGACGAAAAGCAGAAGGCCCTGGACGCCGGCCACCAGCTGGACCGCGTTCTGACCACCAACGACCTGGTGACCTCGGATAACTGCTACTTCGCAGCCACCGGCATCACCGATGGCGATCTGCTGCGTGGCGTGCGTTACAAGGGCAACCGCATCAGCACCCAGTCGATCGTGATGCGTGCGAAGTCCGGAACGATTCGTTTTGTTGAGGGCGAGCACCACCAGGACAAGTGGGAAGCTTACACCCGCTAA
- the manA gene encoding mannose-6-phosphate isomerase, class I, which yields MFELKNAIRDYHWGSESQISDLLNLPAETSPQAEMWLGAHPGCPSRLADEDIALHDFIAQDPEQVLGATAAQRFGRLPYLFKVLSATQPLSIQTHPTLKQAQERFALENESGKPLDAADRNYRDDNHKPEMLYALTDFVALSGFRQPNQIINDLRVLAAQLPADKTGEIETIIGCLQDQDPLTATFKHVLTAGEPIAETVQAICGAIEDSAQLQANVHFAELVSINKIYPSDPGVLVALLLNLVFLEPGQAISLGAGNVHAYLRGLGIEVMANSDNVLRGGLTSKHIDVPELLDVTISQPSPAPILEPISLDNHDRLFKPEFEEFQLQVLDPQDAGLASALQLHGAAVILCTSGEFLIKTQEGERSITRGQSLFVTAAELPATATLQGEDSGQLFAASAQID from the coding sequence GTGTTCGAGTTGAAAAACGCGATAAGGGATTACCACTGGGGTTCTGAGTCTCAGATCTCGGATTTGCTGAATCTGCCTGCGGAAACCTCCCCGCAGGCAGAGATGTGGCTAGGCGCGCACCCAGGTTGCCCTAGCCGACTGGCTGATGAAGACATTGCACTGCATGACTTCATTGCCCAAGATCCAGAACAAGTACTAGGTGCAACAGCTGCGCAACGATTTGGCCGCCTGCCCTATTTGTTCAAGGTTCTCTCGGCAACCCAGCCACTGTCGATTCAAACGCATCCAACCCTCAAGCAAGCCCAAGAACGTTTTGCCTTGGAAAATGAGAGCGGCAAGCCGCTCGACGCGGCTGACCGCAACTATCGGGATGATAACCACAAGCCAGAAATGCTTTATGCACTCACTGACTTTGTGGCACTGTCTGGCTTCCGCCAGCCCAACCAGATCATCAATGATTTGCGCGTGCTTGCTGCACAGCTTCCTGCGGATAAGACCGGTGAAATCGAAACCATCATCGGTTGCTTGCAAGATCAAGACCCGCTGACTGCCACCTTTAAGCACGTGCTAACCGCCGGAGAACCTATCGCCGAGACTGTACAGGCAATTTGTGGTGCCATCGAAGACTCGGCGCAGTTGCAGGCTAACGTGCACTTCGCCGAGCTGGTGTCGATCAACAAGATTTACCCTTCAGACCCAGGAGTGCTTGTCGCACTGCTGTTAAATCTGGTCTTCCTGGAGCCTGGCCAGGCCATTAGTTTAGGCGCTGGCAACGTTCATGCGTACCTGCGTGGTTTGGGCATCGAGGTCATGGCGAACTCGGATAATGTGCTTCGCGGTGGATTGACCAGCAAGCACATTGATGTCCCTGAGCTGTTGGATGTCACCATTTCCCAGCCCTCCCCTGCACCGATTCTTGAACCGATTTCATTGGATAACCATGATCGTCTGTTCAAGCCGGAATTCGAAGAGTTCCAGTTGCAGGTGTTGGATCCTCAGGATGCTGGCCTCGCATCGGCTCTTCAGCTGCACGGTGCCGCTGTCATCCTTTGCACCTCCGGCGAGTTCTTGATCAAGACCCAAGAGGGAGAGCGAAGCATCACTCGTGGGCAGTCGCTATTCGTTACCGCTGCTGAGCTTCCGGCGACAGCAACGCTTCAAGGTGAGGACAGCGGACAGCTCTTCGCTGCCAGCGCGCAGATCGATTAG
- a CDS encoding LCP family protein gives MGSASHRAPSPLRQPETISAPQRSKRALILVLLTIFFPGSAQLIAGNRKLGRLAVSITMLCWVAILGIVAIYFIDRSILLGWVAHPNFQMFLIIVLGTLAVGWFIMFINTLVIIRPKMLAPGMRAIVTVFTLAAVVATSGVFIYSASILNTGRETIVSVFDEGPAFDPVDGRYNIAVFGADSGSNRDGVRTDSVALLSVDAKTGKTLLISIPRNFQNARFSDDSPMKQFWPNGYNCGDECIFNAIYRNAVDQHADAFPSTVKNVGAQAAMDALEGTTGLSVQGYVMVDMAGFEQFVDALGGVTINSGGWVPYNGKRYENSTVRTHWFAPGTQTFTGKQALWFARSRDFTDDYHRIKRQQCLQQAIIKQFTPQTILTNFTSIMSAGEQLVETNIPAGQLGSFVSLAEKVSSQPMARLTLGAPDFARNFSTYPDFDELQERIQSVIAKQSQSDTKKTEKSESTKKSEDSSKSAESSESATSSASEESDDSSDINNAPKLSNGSEQEFTQPDGSPITEEYLVQLEMAGYTTRISQIAANNDECSVP, from the coding sequence ATGGGTTCTGCCAGTCACCGCGCACCAAGTCCGTTGCGCCAGCCGGAGACGATTAGCGCTCCGCAACGCAGCAAACGTGCGCTGATCTTGGTCCTTCTGACCATCTTCTTCCCCGGCAGCGCTCAGCTGATCGCCGGTAATCGGAAGCTCGGAAGGCTTGCGGTCTCCATTACGATGCTGTGCTGGGTTGCCATCCTTGGCATCGTGGCCATCTACTTCATCGATCGCTCGATCCTCTTGGGTTGGGTCGCGCATCCGAATTTCCAGATGTTCTTGATCATCGTGCTCGGCACGCTGGCCGTTGGCTGGTTCATCATGTTCATCAACACCCTGGTGATCATTCGGCCCAAAATGCTTGCTCCTGGCATGCGCGCCATCGTCACCGTTTTCACCCTGGCTGCGGTCGTGGCCACCAGTGGCGTGTTTATTTATAGTGCGTCCATCTTGAACACGGGTCGCGAGACCATTGTTTCGGTCTTCGACGAAGGACCAGCCTTCGACCCAGTTGACGGTCGCTACAACATCGCCGTGTTTGGTGCCGACTCCGGCTCAAACCGTGACGGTGTGCGTACCGACTCAGTGGCACTACTTTCGGTGGATGCCAAGACCGGTAAGACCCTGCTGATCTCGATCCCCCGTAACTTCCAGAATGCGCGTTTCTCCGATGACTCACCGATGAAGCAGTTCTGGCCAAATGGCTATAACTGTGGTGATGAGTGCATCTTCAACGCGATCTACCGAAATGCTGTCGACCAGCATGCCGATGCTTTCCCTTCAACTGTGAAGAACGTGGGCGCGCAGGCTGCGATGGATGCGCTGGAAGGCACCACCGGACTGTCTGTACAGGGTTACGTCATGGTGGATATGGCTGGCTTTGAGCAGTTCGTGGATGCGCTGGGTGGAGTGACCATCAATTCCGGTGGTTGGGTTCCTTACAACGGTAAGCGTTATGAAAACAGCACCGTGCGCACCCACTGGTTTGCCCCGGGCACCCAGACCTTCACTGGCAAGCAGGCCCTGTGGTTTGCTCGTTCGCGTGACTTCACCGACGACTACCACCGCATTAAGCGTCAGCAGTGCCTGCAGCAGGCCATTATCAAGCAGTTCACGCCACAGACCATTCTGACGAACTTCACCAGCATCATGTCTGCCGGTGAGCAGTTGGTGGAAACAAACATTCCTGCTGGCCAGCTTGGCTCCTTCGTGTCCCTGGCTGAAAAGGTTTCTTCACAGCCGATGGCCCGACTGACGTTGGGCGCGCCCGACTTTGCCCGAAATTTCTCTACCTACCCAGACTTTGATGAACTTCAAGAACGTATTCAATCCGTGATTGCTAAGCAGTCCCAGAGCGATACGAAGAAGACTGAGAAGTCTGAGTCCACTAAGAAGAGTGAAGACTCTTCGAAGTCTGCAGAGTCTTCCGAGTCAGCTACGAGCTCGGCAAGTGAAGAAAGCGACGATTCTAGCGATATCAATAACGCTCCGAAGCTTTCCAACGGTAGCGAACAAGAATTCACGCAGCCTGATGGTAGCCCCATCACTGAGGAATATTTGGTACAGCTGGAAATGGCTGGGTACACCACCCGCATTTCACAGATTGCCGCTAATAACGACGAATGCTCTGTTCCGTAA
- the purE gene encoding 5-(carboxyamino)imidazole ribonucleotide mutase, which yields MTETPLVGLVMGSDSDWPVMRLAAQALAEFGIPFEADVVSAHRMPTEMIEYGKKAHERGLRVIIAGAGGAAHLPGMLAAVTPLPVIGVPVPLAKLDGMDSLLSIVQMPAGVPVATVSIGGARNAGLLAVRTLAAGTDELAQSLQVKLLQFADSLRESAYAKGAALREEVANENFAS from the coding sequence ATGACCGAAACACCTCTTGTCGGCCTAGTTATGGGTTCGGATTCTGATTGGCCTGTCATGCGACTGGCAGCCCAGGCCCTTGCCGAGTTTGGAATTCCTTTTGAAGCCGACGTGGTTTCTGCTCATCGGATGCCTACCGAAATGATCGAGTACGGCAAAAAAGCTCACGAACGTGGACTGCGCGTGATCATCGCCGGCGCCGGTGGCGCTGCGCATCTGCCGGGAATGCTCGCAGCTGTTACCCCGCTTCCTGTCATCGGAGTTCCAGTTCCACTAGCTAAACTTGATGGAATGGATTCTCTGTTGTCCATCGTTCAGATGCCAGCAGGAGTCCCCGTCGCAACCGTATCCATCGGTGGAGCACGTAACGCTGGCCTGTTGGCTGTGCGCACTCTTGCCGCCGGAACTGACGAGCTTGCACAGTCGTTACAGGTAAAGTTGCTTCAGTTCGCAGATTCTCTGCGCGAGTCAGCCTACGCTAAGGGCGCTGCACTGCGCGAAGAAGTTGCCAACGAGAATTTCGCCTCCTAG
- a CDS encoding 5-(carboxyamino)imidazole ribonucleotide synthase, giving the protein MSFPKIGVIGGGQLARMMAPEALNLGFELHILAEGPDVSAARSVPDAPVGDYKDLETLRAFAKDKDVVTFDHEHVPNEFLTTLINEGVNIQPRPAALIHAQDKLVMRQAIERLGLPNPAWAKVENVEELISFGEATGWPIVLKTPRGGYDGKGVRMLDNVQDAKDSADWFANGPLLAEDKVDFSRELSALVARTPSGEAKAWPVVHTIQVDGVCDEVIAPAQDLDPAIARSAAEAALRIAEEFGVTGVMAAELFETPGHGAGFVINELAMRPHNTGHWSMNGSVTSQFEQHLRAVLDLPLGETRELGVTVMKNYLGGANQDLFSAFSAALAAAPEVKVHAYGKSVRPGRKIGHVNVVANAGQTVDELRVQANKVAALIRDGVDSKN; this is encoded by the coding sequence GTGAGCTTTCCAAAAATTGGTGTGATTGGTGGCGGGCAGCTAGCCCGAATGATGGCCCCTGAGGCCCTGAACCTAGGATTTGAACTTCATATTCTGGCCGAAGGGCCTGACGTTTCGGCTGCCCGGAGTGTGCCGGACGCACCGGTAGGTGACTACAAAGATTTAGAGACCTTGCGCGCTTTTGCCAAGGATAAAGATGTTGTCACCTTTGACCATGAGCACGTCCCCAATGAATTTTTGACCACCCTGATCAATGAGGGGGTCAACATCCAGCCGCGCCCGGCCGCATTGATCCACGCGCAGGACAAGTTGGTCATGCGCCAGGCCATTGAGCGTCTAGGCCTGCCCAACCCTGCCTGGGCCAAAGTAGAAAACGTCGAAGAGCTCATCAGTTTTGGTGAAGCAACCGGCTGGCCCATTGTGCTCAAGACCCCACGCGGTGGCTATGACGGCAAGGGTGTACGCATGCTGGATAACGTTCAGGATGCCAAGGACTCCGCCGACTGGTTTGCCAACGGCCCACTACTGGCTGAAGACAAAGTCGATTTCTCCCGCGAACTTTCCGCATTGGTGGCCCGCACGCCTTCAGGCGAAGCCAAGGCATGGCCAGTAGTTCACACCATCCAGGTTGATGGTGTGTGCGACGAAGTCATTGCCCCGGCTCAAGACCTCGATCCTGCCATCGCTCGTAGCGCCGCTGAGGCAGCCCTGCGTATTGCTGAAGAATTTGGTGTCACCGGTGTTATGGCTGCGGAGCTCTTCGAAACTCCGGGCCACGGCGCAGGCTTTGTGATCAATGAGTTGGCGATGCGTCCGCACAACACCGGGCACTGGAGCATGAACGGATCAGTCACCAGCCAGTTCGAGCAGCACCTGCGTGCAGTGCTGGATCTGCCTTTGGGTGAGACCCGTGAACTGGGGGTCACCGTGATGAAGAACTATCTCGGTGGTGCCAACCAAGATCTCTTCTCAGCTTTCAGCGCTGCACTGGCCGCGGCCCCAGAGGTGAAAGTTCATGCCTACGGCAAGTCCGTTCGCCCAGGTCGCAAGATTGGGCACGTGAACGTGGTGGCAAACGCTGGGCAAACGGTGGATGAACTTCGCGTGCAAGCTAACAAAGTTGCCGCGCTGATCCGCGACGGCGTGGATTCTAAAAACTAA
- a CDS encoding GtrA family protein, which yields MLERIKSKIAGLISLFWREVAKFGVVGGVAFVIDSGIYVWLLHGSMSDSQVKAKIVAGVVATIFSWVANRYWTFRHRRQANVVRELVMFIIMNAIGLGIAAACVWVTKYWLGLTDPTSVFIAGSVVGLILGTIFRFFAYRFWVFGKEMDQEEEFAHDHEILGLPKTDTGASADGSAESTDTGSMPRALR from the coding sequence TTGCTCGAACGCATCAAATCAAAAATTGCCGGACTCATCTCGCTGTTCTGGCGTGAAGTTGCGAAGTTCGGCGTCGTTGGTGGCGTCGCGTTCGTCATTGACTCGGGCATCTATGTCTGGCTACTTCATGGCTCAATGAGCGACTCGCAGGTTAAGGCGAAGATTGTTGCCGGTGTCGTGGCAACCATCTTCTCGTGGGTAGCCAACCGCTACTGGACCTTCCGGCATCGCCGCCAGGCCAACGTGGTGCGCGAACTGGTGATGTTCATCATCATGAACGCCATCGGCTTGGGTATCGCCGCCGCCTGTGTGTGGGTCACCAAGTACTGGCTGGGTCTGACCGATCCGACGTCAGTGTTCATTGCTGGTTCGGTTGTTGGTTTGATCTTGGGTACCATCTTCCGTTTCTTCGCCTACCGCTTCTGGGTCTTTGGCAAGGAAATGGATCAGGAAGAAGAATTCGCCCACGATCACGAAATTCTTGGGCTGCCTAAAACCGATACCGGTGCTTCAGCCGATGGTTCCGCTGAATCAACCGATACCGGTTCCATGCCTAGGGCTCTGCGCTAG
- a CDS encoding TIGR03089 family protein: MSSNQRQGTFVEELLAPRRALATPWLTWHSLSGERIELSGRVFDNWVAKSANLLSDLFDLDEDSTVVIDLTANWKSLVLALAALHHGATLVDAEHQDAAQATLWITATPQDEHIPASSEILAVNPAALALSFGSDLGAVAEDFNASVRSYGDQFYPSALSSTTMALKSNVGIAMTLDELFGQSVEARGTILVRAQQPVLTLLPYLVSQWSAGDAVVLVEDGLEVTDRLREGERISFDYEPAR; this comes from the coding sequence ATGAGCAGCAATCAACGACAAGGAACTTTCGTCGAGGAACTACTTGCACCGCGCCGAGCCCTAGCTACGCCGTGGCTCACTTGGCATTCATTGAGCGGAGAACGCATCGAGCTTTCGGGCCGAGTGTTTGACAATTGGGTAGCCAAAAGCGCCAATTTGCTCAGCGACCTTTTTGACCTCGACGAAGACAGTACCGTCGTAATTGATCTCACCGCGAACTGGAAGTCCCTCGTCCTGGCATTAGCCGCGTTGCACCACGGAGCCACCCTGGTTGATGCCGAGCATCAAGATGCCGCCCAAGCAACACTGTGGATCACTGCCACACCACAAGATGAGCACATCCCTGCAAGCAGTGAGATCCTCGCCGTGAACCCGGCAGCTCTCGCGCTGTCCTTCGGCTCAGATCTCGGTGCCGTTGCAGAGGACTTTAATGCTTCGGTGCGTTCGTATGGTGACCAGTTTTATCCCTCAGCGCTCTCTTCAACCACGATGGCACTGAAGAGCAATGTCGGGATTGCGATGACACTCGACGAACTTTTTGGGCAGTCCGTGGAAGCTCGCGGCACGATCTTGGTGCGCGCCCAACAGCCTGTACTGACCCTCTTGCCGTACTTAGTTAGCCAGTGGTCTGCCGGTGACGCTGTAGTGCTCGTTGAGGATGGTCTAGAAGTTACTGATCGTTTGCGCGAGGGCGAACGGATCAGCTTCGACTACGAACCTGCCCGCTAG
- a CDS encoding WhiB family transcriptional regulator, with protein sequence MANLEQGYSEFSTSAVASAQYGLEDAPSDWFVDPQAGESARVAVAADLETAADNFLKEHDTAPDAEEIPSVGSWAPELDEDDEVRDTIKAVWLGVGGEVDEGELGWQARALCAQTDPEAFFPEKGGSTRDAKRVCGACVVRSECLEYALSNDERFGIWGGLSERERRRLRKRAI encoded by the coding sequence ATGGCGAATCTGGAGCAGGGGTACTCCGAATTTTCGACCTCGGCTGTGGCGTCCGCTCAATACGGGCTCGAAGACGCACCGTCAGACTGGTTTGTCGACCCTCAAGCCGGTGAATCCGCACGTGTCGCAGTAGCAGCTGATCTTGAGACAGCAGCAGATAACTTTCTTAAAGAACACGACACGGCACCAGATGCTGAAGAAATACCTTCAGTTGGCTCCTGGGCGCCTGAGCTTGACGAGGACGATGAAGTACGCGACACCATCAAAGCCGTATGGCTTGGTGTTGGCGGCGAAGTTGATGAGGGCGAACTGGGCTGGCAGGCCCGCGCACTGTGTGCGCAAACAGACCCGGAAGCGTTTTTCCCTGAAAAGGGTGGTTCAACTCGCGACGCGAAACGTGTCTGCGGCGCATGTGTTGTACGTTCCGAATGTCTAGAATATGCCTTAAGCAATGACGAGCGCTTCGGCATATGGGGAGGGCTCTCAGAGCGCGAACGTCGCCGTCTACGGAAACGAGCAATCTAA